CTGATGCGCGGGAACGTCGTCGATCTGGCAGTCGCGGTGGTCATCGGCGCCGCCTTCACGAACATCGTCAACTCGGTGGTGAAGGGGCTCATCAACCCGCTGGTCGGAGCGATCGGCACGCAGAACCTGGACCACTACTACTCCTGCCTGCAGGCACCGTGCGCGGTGAACCCGGACGGGTCCGTCAAGAACGGTGTGCCGATCCTGTGGGGCACGGTCATCGGCGCCACGCTGACGTTCGTGATCACTGCGGCCGTCGTGTACTTCCTGATGGTCCTGCCCATGTCGAAGTACCTGGCGCGGCAGGAGGCCCGCAAGAAGGCGCGGATGGGCACGCAGGAGGTCATCGAGGTGACCGAGCTGGAGGTGCTCAAGGAGATCCGCGACGCGCTGCTCGCGCAGCGCGGGACGGAGCGCGGGACGGAGCGCGACACCCGCTAGCGGGGCCGCCCCGGGCGGCTCAGATGTGGTGGGGCGGCTTCTCGTCGAGGAAGCGCTTGAGGTCGGCGGCGCTGTCGCGGCCGTCCGGGCGCTCGCCCCACCCGCCGTCGGTGTCGTCCGAGGACTGCTGGCTCAGCGGGTCGTCGAAGACCAGCGCCGTCTTCGGGTCGCGCGGCTCGGGGGCGGGGGCTGTACTCATGCGTCAAGGGTACGGCGCGGGCCCCAAGGGCGGGCACAGCCCTTGTGAATGCGTTCACAAGATTTCGCCGGGGATTTCTGCTGTCCTGGGGAGCATGACGTCGAGTTCCGCTCCGGCGCCCGCCTCACCGGGCGCGCAGTCCGAGGGTCCCCTGCGGCGGCTCACCGCGCGCGGCCGCCATGAGGCGCACCGGGTCTCGTCACCGCTCGAGCTCCTCTTCGACCTGTGTTTCGTCGTGGCCGTCGCCCAGGCCGGCGCGCAGCTCGTGCACGCCGTGGCCGAGGGGCACCCGGGCGAGGGGATCCTCAACTACGCGCTGGTGTTCTTCGCCATCTGGTGGGCGTGGATGAACTTCACCTGGTTCGCCTCGGCGTACGACAACGACGACGCGCTCTACCGGGTCGTGACCCTGGTTCAGATCGCCGGCGTGCTGGTGCTGGCCGCGGGTGTCTCGCGGGCGTTCCAGCAGCACGACTACCTGGTGGTCTGGCTCGGGTACGCGATCATGCGGCTGGCGATGGTCGCGCAGTGGCTGAGAGCGGCGCGGTCGGCCGAGGGGGCGGAGCGGACCGCCGCGGTCAGATACGCGGGTGGTGTGCTGCTGTGCCAGGTCGGCTGGCTGGGGCTGGTGCTGCTGCCCGGTCCCGCCCGGGTCTGGGCCTTCGTGGTGATGGCGGTCGTGGAGCTGTGCGTGCCGCTGTTCGCGGAGCGGCACCACGAGACGTCCTGGCATCCGCACCACATCGCCGAGCGGTACGGCCTGTTCACCATCATCGTGCTGGGCGAGACGATCGCCGCGGCGACGGTCGCCGTGAAGTCGGCGGTGGACGAGCACGACGCGCTGGGCGAGCTGCTGCCGATCGCGGCGGGCGGCCTGCTGATCGTCTTCTCGGCGTGGTGGATCTACTTCGTGGT
Above is a genomic segment from Streptomyces collinus Tu 365 containing:
- a CDS encoding low temperature requirement protein A, which translates into the protein MTSSSAPAPASPGAQSEGPLRRLTARGRHEAHRVSSPLELLFDLCFVVAVAQAGAQLVHAVAEGHPGEGILNYALVFFAIWWAWMNFTWFASAYDNDDALYRVVTLVQIAGVLVLAAGVSRAFQQHDYLVVWLGYAIMRLAMVAQWLRAARSAEGAERTAAVRYAGGVLLCQVGWLGLVLLPGPARVWAFVVMAVVELCVPLFAERHHETSWHPHHIAERYGLFTIIVLGETIAAATVAVKSAVDEHDALGELLPIAAGGLLIVFSAWWIYFVVPIHDHLRSNAQAFLWGYGHYPIFASAAAIGAGLEVAVEQAVGKAHISALAASAAVTLPTALYLLTVWALHARHFKVGIAQQLVLPGTALLVVCCTFLGSWAVLAAGLVTAAAVVAGVTLTARGAFRRRHADEAEPARRTPLTP
- the mscL gene encoding large conductance mechanosensitive channel protein MscL; amino-acid sequence: MSAKKEPSVWQGFKAFLMRGNVVDLAVAVVIGAAFTNIVNSVVKGLINPLVGAIGTQNLDHYYSCLQAPCAVNPDGSVKNGVPILWGTVIGATLTFVITAAVVYFLMVLPMSKYLARQEARKKARMGTQEVIEVTELEVLKEIRDALLAQRGTERGTERDTR